The Watersipora subatra chromosome 1, tzWatSuba1.1, whole genome shotgun sequence genome has a window encoding:
- the LOC137385572 gene encoding cyclin-dependent kinase 2-like encodes MENFDRIEKIGEGTYGVVYKAKDNQTGDLVALKKIRLDSESEGVPSTAIREISLLKELDHPKVVKLLDVIHADSQLYLVFEYLDNDLKKFTDSYTDQLPMQLVKSYCYQLLQGIAYCHAHRVLHRDLKPQNLLIDKHGNIKLADFGLARAFAVPVRMYTHEIVTLWYRPPEILLGDKVYSTAVDIWSIGCIFAELVTKKPLFPGDSEIDQLYRIFRTFGTPDEKSWPGVTKLPDYKKKFPKFERTGLVNVLPRLDKQGRDLIKRLLIYEPSSRISARDALNHPYFQRMHTQETISNNCSDETQYETFDKENVFHNQ; translated from the exons ATGGAAAACTTTGACCGTATTGAAAAAATTGGAGAAGGTACATACGGCGTTGTTTACAAAGCGAAAGACAATCAAACAGGAGACTTAGTAGCGCTAAAGAAAATTCGATTAGACTC AGAATCAGAAGGTGTTCCTAGTACTGCCATTCGAGAAATATCATTGCTGAAGGAACTGGACCATCCTAAAGTAGTCAA GCTGTTAGATGTCATACATGCAGACAGCCAACTCTATCTTGTTTTCGAGTACCTTGACAATGACTTGAAGAAATTCACAGACTCTTACACAGATCAGCTGCCGATGCAGCTTGTAAAG AGCTATTGCTACCAGCTATTACAAGGCATTGCCTACTGCCATGCCCATCGTGTTCTTCACCGTGATCTCAAGCCACAGAATCTTCTCATAGACAAACATGGTAATATCAAGCTAGCAGACTTTGGCCTCGCTCGAGCGTTTGCTGTTCCGGTCAGAATGTACACACATGAG ATAGTAACCCTGTGGTATCGACCCCCTGAGATACTTCTTGGGGATAAAGTCTATTCAACCGCTGTCGATATTTGGAGCATTGGCTGCATCTTCGCTGAGCTAGTCACTAAAAAACCCCTCTTCCCAGGAGACTCAGAAATTGATCAGCTTTATAGGATATTTCGCACCTTTG GTACTCCTGATGAAAAGAGCTGGCCAGGCGTCACAAAGCTACCCGACTACAAGAAAAAGTTTCCAAAGTTTGAGAGAACAGGTCTAGTAAATGTTTTGCCCCGGCTAGATAAACAAGGTCGTGACCTTATCAAG CGTCTTCTTATCTATGAGCCATCAAGTAGAATCTCTGCCAGGGACGCTCTCAATCATCCCTACTTTCAGAGAATGCATACTCAGGAAACTATCTCTAACAACTGCTCAGATGAGACTCAAtatgaaacatttgataaag AAAATGTATTCCATAACCAATGA